A portion of the Scleropages formosus chromosome 15, fSclFor1.1, whole genome shotgun sequence genome contains these proteins:
- the tmem39b gene encoding transmembrane protein 39B: MAGGRRGANRTSYCRSPLGGDSGSVSNGSHSTSSPVTGVRSRTRSSSGTSMSSPPLAAQTVVPLKHCKIPDLSVERNVLFELHLFFCHLVALFVHYVNIYKTVWWYPPSHPPSHTSLNFHLIDYNLLAFVVIILARRLIAAVVKEASHSGKHSFPHSMALVTGRFAVLTLTGWGLCRCLIHLLRTYSALNLLFLCYPFGMYIPFLRLSCDLRRTGSLSPVASIGSKEVGGVSGGRDYLSVLKETWKQHTSQLCGTQATPTHACCLSPDLVRKEVEFLKMDFNWRMKEVLVSSMLSAYYVAFVPVWFVKSTQYVDKQWSCELFLLVSVSTSVILMRHLLPSRYCDLLHKAAAHLGCWQKVDPALCSNVLQHMWTEEYMWPQGVLVKHNKNVYKAVGHYNVAVPSDVSHYRFYFFFNKPLRILNILIVLEGAMIFYQLYSLICSEKWHQTISVALVLFSNYYAFFKLLRDRIVLGKAYSYPGGAGEHKAS; the protein is encoded by the exons ATGGCGGGTGGACGGAGGGGTGCAAACCGCACCTCCTACTGTCGCTCTCCGCTGGGTGGCGACTCGGGTTCGGTGAGCAATGGCAGCCACTCGACCAGTTCGCCTGTGACAGGAGTCCGGTCGCGAACCAG GAGCAGCTCCGGTACGAGCATGTCCAGCCCCCCGCTCGCTGCGCAGACGGTGGTCCCTCTGAAGCATTGCAAAATCCCGGACCTGTCCGTGGAGCGCAACGTCCTGTTTGAGCTGCACCTCTTCTTCTGCCACCTTGTCGCACTCTTCGTCCACTATGTCAACATCTACAAGACGGTGTGGTGGTACCCGCCCTCGCACCCACCCTCCCACACCTCCTTG AACTTCCACCTCATCGACTACAACTTGCTGGCGTTCGTCGTCATCATTCTGGCCCGGCGGCTCATCGCGGCCGTCGTCAAGGAG GCCTCCCACAGCGGGAAGCACTCGTTCCCTCACTCGATGGCGCTGGTCACCGGACGCTTCGCTGTGCTCACGCTCACCGGTTGGGGTTTGTGCCGCTGCCTCATCCACCTGCTGAGGACGTACTCGGCCCTCAACCTGCTCTTCCTGTGCTACCC GTTCGGCATGTACATTCCGTTTCTGCGGCTGAGCTGCGACCTGCGGCGCACCGGCTCGCTGTCCCCCGTCGCCAGCATTGGCTCCAAGGAGGTGGGCGGAGTCAGCGGCGGGAGGGACTACCTAAGCGTGCTGAAGGAGACTTGGAAGCAGCACACGAGCCAGTTGTGTGGGACACAGGCCACGCCCACGCACGCCTGCTGCCTGTCGCCGGACCTCGTGCGCAAGGAGGTCGAGTTCCTCAAGATGGACTTCAactggaggatgaaggaggtgCTTGTGAGTTCCATGCTCAGCGCCTACTACGTGGCCTTCGTGCCTGTCTGGTTTGTCAAG AGCACGCAGTACGTGGACAAGCAGTGGTCCTGCGAGCTCTTCCTGCTCGTGTCTGTGAGCACGTCAGTCATCCTCATGCGGCACCTGCTGCCGTCCCGCTACTGCGACCTGCTGCATAAAGCCGCCGCCCACCTGGGCTGCTGGCAGAAGGTGGACCCCGCCCTCTGCTCCAATGTCCTGCAGCACAT GTGGACGGAGGAGTACATGTGGCCCCAGGGTGTGCTGGTGAAACACAACAAGAATGTGTACAAGGCCGTGGGCCACTACAATGTGGCAGTGCCATCTGACGTCTCCCACTACCGCTTCTAC TTCTTCTTCAACAAGCCCCTCCGAATATTGAACATCCTCATCGTTTTGGAGGGGGCCATGATCTTCTACCAGCTCTACTCGCTCATCTGTTCGGAGAAGTGGCACCAGACCATATCCGTGGCCCTCGTCCTCTTCAGCAACTACTACGCCTTTTTCAAGCTGCTGCGAGACAGGATCGTCCTGGGCAAGGCGTACTCGTACCCCGGGGGTGCCGGCGAGCACAAGGCCAGCTAG